The DNA sequence GTCCGCACCCGGTTTGCACCTCGTCGAAGACGAACAGGGCGTCATTTTCGTGACACAGGGCACGCATGGCGTGGAAGAACTCCGGACGGAAATGGTGATCTCCGCCCTCTCCCTGGATCGGCTCGGCGATGAAACATGCGATGTCGTGCGGATTTTCGGCGAACGCGCGACGCGCCTGCGCCAGTGCCGCAGCCTCCAGCTCATCGATATCGGCATCGGCATCGGGGCGCAAGTACGGTGCATCGATTCGCGGCCAGTCGAACTTGGGGAAGCGCGCCACCTTGTTGGGGTCGGTGTTCGTCAGTGACATGGTGTATCCGCTGCGACCGTGGAAGGCCTCCCGCAGATGTAACACCTTGGTACCCAAGGCCGGATCGATTCCGTGTGCCTCGTTCCAGCGGCTCTTCCAGTCGAAGGCGACCTTCAACGCGTTCTCGACGGCCAGTGCGCCGCCGTCGACGAAGAACAGGTGCGGAAGCGCCGGATCACCGAGCACGCGCGCGAATGTCTCCACGAACCGGGCCATCTCGACGGTGTAGATATCCGAATTGCTCGGCTTGTTGATGGCGGCCCGGGTCAGTTCGGCACGGAATTCGGCATCCTCGGCAAGCATCGGGTGATTCATGCCCAGCGCCGACGAGGCGAAGAATGTGAACATGTCGAGATAGGTGGTCCCGTCACGCGCATCCACCAGGTGCGCCCCACGCGAACGCTCCAGGTCGAGTACGAGGTCCATTCCGTCGGCCAGAATGCTGCGCCGCAGCACCTCATGCACCCGGTCCGGTGTCACCGATTCCGGACGCGTTACCTCGTCATCGACCGTGGAACCAGCCTGGGACCCCGGAAACATTAGTGCGGTCATGAGGCCAGACTAACGCAGTATTTACGACTTCTCTACATCAAGACAAGAATATTTACGGCACAAGCTGGCGACCGTCGTAAAAAGTTTGTAAGATGATGGTGCTTCGCGTTCGGACGTTGGCTGTGGTGCGGATCAACTGCAGCAGCTCTTCGAGCGCACGCGGCGAGGGCACCCGCACTAGGAGGACGTAACTTTCCTCGCCCGCCACCGAGTGGCACGACTCAATGGCGGCGATGTGCTCAAGCCGTGCCGGAGCATCATCGGGCTGTGAAGGATCGAGAGGGGTGATTGCCACGAACGCCGACAGCATCTGGCCCACCGATTCGGGATTGACCCGGGCCGCGTATCCGGTGAGTACACCGCGAGATTCCAGCCGTCGCACGCGAGTCTGTACCGCCGAGATCGACAGCCCGGCTTTGGCCGCCAAATGCGCAAGGGTCGCCCGGCCATCGCGAGCCAACTCGCGCACCAGAATTCGATCGACGTCGTCGAGCGGACGCTCGGGTGCTCTCTCGGAATCCGCAGTCACGGGGGCAGAGTACCGCGACCAGCGACCACAAGGAACGGACTTGCGCAGGCCAATCACCTCAACTCTGAGACGAATACGATGACAGCACTCATCCCATGTTGGGAACTCCGGGCAGGTTTCGCGGCGGCACTCTCGCGGATGTATGGGACTGAGGTTCCCGCATACAACACGTTGGTGGATGTCAGCACCGAGGTGAACCAGACTTATGCCACAACACATCCGGACGCCGAACGGCTCGGATCCGTCGAGCGCGTGACCGCCGAACGCCATGGTGCGATCCGCGTGGGCGGCCCGCGGGAACTCGCCGCCGTTGCCGACCTGTTCGAGGCATTCGGGATGTATCCCGTCGACTTCTACGACCTGCGTGACGCCGTGTCCCCGGTGCCCGTGGTCTCCACGGCATTCCGGCCGATCGATGAAAAAGAGTTGGCGCTCAATCCCTTCCGCGTGTTCACCTCGATGCTGGCGACGGCCGACCGCCGGTTCTTCGACGCGGGCCTGCGCACCCGCGTGGAGAACTTCGTCAGGCAGCGAGAGCTATTCGATCCCGCGCTGCTGGCGCGCGCACGCATGATCAGCGCTGCCGGAGGCGCCACCCCGGCACAGGCCGGGAACTTCATTGACGAGGCCGTCAAGTCCTTCGCGCTGTCCGACGCCCCCATCGACCGTGCCTGGTATGACGAACTTTCTGCGGTCTCGCCCGTTGCGGCCGATATCGCCGGCGTGGGGGGCACCCATATCAACCATCTGACACCGCGTGTGCTCGATATCGACGACCTGTACCGGCGGATGACGGCACGCGGTATCGCCATGATCGACGCGATTCAGGGGCCACCCCGGTGGCATGGGCCCGATGTTCTCCTGCGGCAGACCTCATTCCGGGCGCTGGCCGAGCCGCGTCGCTTCCGCATGAGTGATGGTTCCGTGGCCCGCGACACGCTGCGGGTCCGGTTCGGCGAAGTCGAGGCCAGAGGCATGGCCCTGACCCCGGCCGGTCGCACCCGCTACGACGACGCCATGGCCGCCATCGATACCGCGCACGCAGATCCCGAACGGGCCGCCTCCATATGGGCCGATCACTTTCCCGATACCGAAGCCGGGCTGGCCGAACAGGAACTGGCGTACTTCCGCACGGACACCGGCCCCGGAGGTGAGATCGTGCGCAGCCCCATCGTGTATGAGGACTTCCTGCCGCGCTCGGCCGCCGGGATCTTCCGATCCAATCTTGACGACGACGGTTCCTACGGGGACGGCGCAGATCGTTGCACCGCCGACTATTCGAAGGATTGGATGTCCGGCGCCATCGGCCGGGACATCCACGATCCATACGCGCTCTACGCCACCATCGCCGCACAATCTGACCTCACGATAGGAGCCGATCGATGACCACCACCCTGCCTACCTCATCCCCCGAGGTGCTGCCGTCCGCCGAGGAGTTGCGCGCGCGGGCCCAGAACGCACTGCGCTGGATCGGCGCTGATCTAGAACTGAGCACGGAGTCGGGCGAGCATGGCGGCGTTGCGGTCCGCACCCCCATTACCGGTGACACGCTCTTCACGCTCGCGGCGAGCTCCACGGAGGATGTCGACAACGCCATCGCCGAAGCTGCCCAAGCATTTTCACAATGGCGCACCACCCCCGCACCCGTCCGCGGGGCGTTGGTGGCCCGTCTCGGCGAGCTGCTGACGGAGCACAAGAAAGATCTGGCCGAGTTGGTGACCATCGAGGCCGGAAAGATTGTCTCCGAGGCCCTCGGCGAGGTCCAGGAGATGATCGACATATGCCAATTCGCGGTCGGACTGTCCCGGCAGCTGTACGGCAAGACGATGGCGTCCGAGCGCGCGGGGCATCGCCTGATGGAATCCTGGCATCCGCTCGGCGTAGTCGGGGTCATCTCGGCGTTCAACTTTCCGGTCGCCGTGTGGTCGTGGAACACCGCGATCGCCCTGGTCTGCGGTGACACCGTGGTGTGGAAGCCGTCCGAGCTGACGCCATTGACTGCCGTTGCCTGCCAGGCACTTCTGGACCGAGCAGCCGCCGACGTCGGGGCACCCCCGGAAGTCAGCCGATTGATCCAGGGCGGCCGCGAGGTCGGCGAACAACTCGTCGACGATCCCCGCGTCGCGTTGGTGAGTGCGACCGGATCGGTGCGGATGGGCCAGCAGGTCGGCCCGCGGGTCGCCGCGCGCTTCGGCAGATCACTGCTCGAACTGGGCGGAAACAACGCGGCGATCGTGACTCCCTCGGCAGACCTGGATCTGGCGGTGCGCGGCATCGTGTTCTCTGCCGCGGGTACCGCCGGTCAGCGCTGTACCACCTTGCGGCGGTTGATTGTTCACCACTCTGTCGCCGATGCACTGGTCGAACGCATCGTCAACGCCTACGGCCAGCTTCCGGTGGGCGATCCATTCGACGAGCGCACGTTGATCGGCCCACTGATCAACGAGAAATCGTTCCGCGATATGCAGGACGCCCTGGAAACTGCTCGCGCGCAAGGCGGGACCGTCATCGGCGGTGAACATCGGGAGCTGGGTGATGGTGCCTACTACGTCACCCCCGCCGTGGTGCGGATGCCCGAACAGGGCGACGTCGTGCACCGGGAGACCTTCGCCCCGATCCTGTACGTACTGGGCTACGACACCCTCGACGAGGCGATCGCACTGAACAACGCGGTACCTCAGGGCCTTTCCTCCGCGATCTTCACCCTGGACATGCGCGAGGCGGAACGCTTTCTGGCCGCCGACGGATCCGACTGCGGAATCGCGAACGTCAACATCGGTACCTCAGGGGCCGAGATCGGCGGAGCATTCGGCGGAGAGAAGGAGACCGGTGGCGGCCGCGAGTCGGGGTCCGACTCGTGGAAGGCCTACATGCGACGCGCCACAAACACCGTCAACTACTCCACGGAACTGCCGTTGGCCCAGGGCGTTCACTTTGGCTAATCGGACGGGCTAATCGGACGGGCCAATCGGACGCGCTACCAGGGGTGCGGCTGGAAGTCCTTCAGGAAGCAGCCGTACAGATCGATGCCGCGCTCACCCTGAACTATGGGGTCATACACCCGGGCGGCACCGTCCACGAGATCCAACGGCGCCCGGAATCCCTCTTGTGCCAAACGCACCTTGCTGCTGTGCGGACGCTCATCGGTGATCCAGCCGGTATCGACGGCGGTCATCAGGATGCCCTCGGAAAACAGTTCGCCCGCACTGGTTCTGGTCAGCATGTTCAACGCGGCCTTGGCCATGTTCGTGTGCGGATGCCCCGGCCCCTTATAGCCGCGCGAGAAATTGCCCTCCATCGCAGATACGTTCACCACATACTTGCGCTTGGCGGTGGAGGCACGCAGCGCCGGACGCAGCCGCGATAACAGAATGAAGGGCGCGACGCTGTTACACAGTTGCACCTCAAGCAGTTCCAGCGGGTCAATCTGATCGACCGTCTGCACCCAGCTGTTGGTATCGACGAGATCGGGTAGCAGCCCACCGGCATCGACAGCCGTGCCGTCGGCGACCCGGTCCGGCGTGGCCGAGCCTGCGGTCAGGGCCAACGACACCAGCGAGTGTGCGGCGGCCTCGGATCCCTCCCCGAGCGCCAAGGTGTGCGGATGCAACTCACTGGAATCGCCCATCGCCGTGATCGGGACCCGCGCGGCGGCCCCGCTGAGCGGCGCCTGTTCTGCGTCAACCAAGGACGTGTAAGAGCCCGGGCTGCGGCGGACCGTCTGGGCGGCATTGTTGATCAGGATGTCCAACGGACCCTGCGCGGCAACTTCATCGGCGAAACGCGCCACCTGCGCCGGGTCGCGCAGGTCGATGCCGACGATGCTCAGCCGGTCGAGCCAGCCCGCCGCATCAGGCAGCTGGGCGAATCTGCGGGCCGCATCCCGCGGGAACCGGGTGGTAATGGTGAGACTGGCCCCGTCGCGCAACAACATCAAGGCGATGTACATCCCGATCTTGGCGCGACCACCGGTTAACACGGCCCGTCGCCCGGTCAGGTCGGTACGCTGATCGCGCCGGGACCTGTTGGCGGGCGCGCAATCCGGGCACAGTTGATGGTGGAACGCATCGATCTCGGTGTATCTGACCTTGCAGATGTAGCAATGCTGCGGGCGCCGCAGCGTCCCCAGGGCGTCACCACCACGCAGCGGCAGCCCGGCCGTCTCGTCGTCGATCCGATCCGCCGATCCCGTGGCGGTCGCACCGATTACCGCGCGGTCGGCATCCAGCTCCGCCTGGCGCGCCTGGCGACGGCGCTGTCTCTTGAGAATCTTGAAAAGTTTCGCGACCCCGCGCTGCACAGCAATCGACTCGGGATGATCCGGCGCAAGCTCGGCGGCCTGATCCAGAACACGCCCAAAGATGGCCATGTCCTCGGGGTCGATGTGCTTAGCCACCGAAGCAGTGTAATGAGGCGGCCAGTACCTCTCGTAATCGCAGATCTGGCGAAACCGGTCTGAACCTGACGAGTGCTCACCGATCGCGCCAAGTGAAGACCTACTGCCTAGTAAAATCTGCTGGATGACCGACGACTCCGATGCAGTTCGCCCGAGCGGCTCATCGCCTCGCCGTCGGCTCACCCCCGAAGATCGGCGCGCCGAGCTCCTCGAGTTTGGAACTCAACTATTTGGCGAACGTCACTATGACGACGTCCGCATGGATGAGGTAGCTGAGCAGGCGGGTGTCTCCCGGGCGCTCCTGTACCGCTACTTTCCCGATAAGCGCTCGTTCTACACCGCGGTGATGCAGGCCGAGTACGACAGGCTCTACGACGCCACGATCTCGCTGGACATGGACCCAACGCTCACGGGTTTCGAGCGCCTGCGGCGCACGCTCCTGGTGTATCTGCACTACCAGGAGGAGCATCCCTATGCGCCGGTGACCGTCTTCCGCATGATCGATTCGGCCGATCCCACCGTGGCCGCCATCGAGCAACAGGAATACGACAAGCAGACCGACCGCATCATGGCTGTCGTCGAACATGTCGCCGGCGACGAATTGACGCCGGCTCTTGTCACCATCCTGCGGGTGGTCATCCGAGCATGGCTGACGTTCAACCAGGAACTGGCTCGCCAACGAGCGATCAACCCGGATCTCGATGTCGACTGGCTCGCCGATACCTCCGCACACGCCATGATCGACGCGGTGCGGCGGGTGCCGAATATCCCGAAGGCTGTCGTCGATCTCATGGGCGCCGATTAATTGTCGGTCCTTGTTGGCACGATGGTCTGATGAGCAGCGAGTCCGGCCCACTCGCCCGGTTCTCGGCACCCACTCGGGAATGGTTCGCCGAATCATTCCCGGCTCCCACGCAGGCCCAGTCCGGCGCTTGGCAGTCCATCGCTAACGGCGACAACACCCTCGTCGTCGCCCCCACCGGATCCGGTAAGACTCTCGCGGCGTTTCTGTGGGCCATCGACACCCTGGCCAGTGCCGACCCCGATCGGCGCGGGCCGGATGTCGCCGGCAGTGCGGCTCCGGGCCTGGATGTCGCCGGCAGTGCGGCTCCGGGAACCCGGGTCCTGTACATCTCGCCACTCAAGGCACTCGCCGTCGATGTCGAGCGAAATCTGCGTGCTCCTCTTGCCGGAATCGCTCGGACCGCACAGCGGATGGGCCTGCCCGAGCCCTCGATCACCATCGGGGTGCGCTCGGGCGACACGCCAGCGCAGCGCCGCCGCGCGTTGATCTCCTCTCCCCCGGACATTCTCATCACCACGCCCGAATCGCTGTTCCTGATGCTGACCTCGGCCGCGCGCGAAACATTGGGAACGGTCACCACCGTCATCGTGGACGAGGTGCACGCGGTGGCCGGAACCAAACGCGGCGCACATCTCGCGCTCTCCCTTGAACGGCTGGACAGCAGGCTTTCCACGCCGGCACAGCGAATTGGCCTGTCTGCGACGGTGAAACCCGCAGCCGAGGTCGCCCGCTTCCTGTCCGGTCGCGCTCCGGCCGCCATCGTCGCTCCCGCCAGTCCCAAGACCTTCGACCTGTCGGTGGTGGTGCCTGTTCCGGATATGAGCGCCCCTGACACCTATCCGAATCCGGAATCCGGCGCCGATTCGCCCCGGACGGGCGGAAACACGATGTGGCCGCATGTGGAGCAGCGCATCGTCGACCTCATCGAGGCACACCACTCGAGCATTGTCTTTGCCAATTCACGTCGCCTCGCCGAGCGGCTCACCGCCAGGTTCAACGAGATTCACGCCGAACGCCTCGGCGTGGACCTCACTCCGGCACCCAATCCCGGTGTACCCGGAGGACCCCCGGCGCACATCATGGGCAGCGGGCAGACCTATGGCGCCGCACCGCTGCTGGCCCGAGCGCATCACGGCTCGGTGAGCAAGGAACAGCGCGCGAACATCGAGGACGACCTCAAGACCGGCCGGCTCAGATGCGTGGTGGCCACCAGCAGCCTGGAGCTCGGAATCGACATGGGCGCCGTGGATCTGGTGGTTCAGGTGGAGGCGCCGCCGTCGGTGGCCAGTGGACTGCAACGCATCGGTAGGGCCGGCCACCAAGTGGGCGAGGTCTCCAGAGGCGTGCTCTTCCCGAAGCACCGCACCGATCTGTTGGGCTGCGCGGTCACGGTGCGGCGCATGCTCGACGGCGATATCGAGACCCTGCACGTGCCCGCTAATCCGCTGGACATCCTGGCCCAACACACGGTGGCCGCGTGCGCCTTGGATCCGCTGGACGTTGAGACCTGGTTCGACGTCGTCAGGCGTAGCGCCCCCTTCAGCTCCTTGCCGCGCAGCGCGTTTGACGCGGTACTTGACCTGCTCAGCGGCAAATACCCCTCCACCGACTTCGCCGAGCTGCGTCCGCGTGTCGTCTACGACAGAGACGAAGGAACGCTCACCGGACGGCCCGGAGCGCAGCGGCTGGCGGTGACGTCCGGTGGCGCCATTCCCGATCGCGGCCTGTTCACGGTGTACATGTATGGCGGCGCCGAAGGCGAGAAGCCCTCACGGGTGGGGGAACTCGATGAGGAAATGGTGTACGAATCACGGCCGGGCGACGTGATTTCATTGGGTGCCACCAGCTGGCGCATTACCGAGATCACCCATGAGCGGGTCGTGGTGGTCCCGGCCTTCGGGCAACCGGGCAGGTTGCCGTTCTGGCGCGGCGACGCCGTGGGGCGGCCCGCCGAGCTGGGCATGGCACTGGGACACCTCACCGGCGAACTGGCCGCCGCACGCAATGCAGAATTCGAAACACGTTGTGCTGCTATGGGATTCGATGACTTTGCAATGGGGAATCTGCGCACGCTGCTCACCGACCAGCTGCAGTCGACGGGCGCCGTCCCCACCGATACGACGCTGATCGTCGAGAGATTCCGTGACGAGCTCGGCGACTGGCGCATCGTGCTGCATTCACCGTACGGACTACGGGTCAACGGCCCGCTGGCACTCGCCGTCTCCGATCGGCTCCAGCAGCGCTACGGCCTCAGCGAGTCACCCACCGCCACCGACGACGGCATCGTGGTGCGGCTCCCCGATACCGACGACAACCCGCCCGGAGCAAGTCTTTTCGTCTTCGATGCCGCGGAAATCGAGGCCATCGTGACGCGAGAGGTGGGCGGGTCCGCACTGTTCGCGGCGCGGTTCCGTGAGTGCGCGGCGCGCGCCCTGCTGCTGCCCCGCCGAACTCCCGGCCGCCGATCGCCGCTATGGCAGCAGCGCCAGCGCGCCGCGCAGCTGCTGGACGTCGCACGCAAGCATTCCGATTTCCCGATGGTGCTGGAGGCGCTGCGCGAATGCCTGCAGGACGTTTACGACATCGATACCTTGGTGCGGTTGATGTCCGGTATCGAGCAGCGCCGGATCCGGATCGTCGAGGTGCAGACCGACACGCCCTCCCCCTTCGCGGCCGCTCAACTGTTCAGCTATGTCGGCGGATTCATGTACGACGAGGATCGCCCACTGGCCGAGCGACGGGCCGCGGCGCTCTCCCTGGACACCGGTCTGCTCGCCGAGCTCATGGGCCGTGTGGAGCTGCGAGAGCTGCTCGACCCGGCCGTCATCGAGACCACCGAAAGACAACTGCAGCATCTTGCCGACGAGCGCAAGGCCCGTGACCACGAGGGCCTTGCCGACCTGTTCCGTCTCCTCGGTCCCCTCACCACCGACGAGGTCAGCGCGCGCTGCACCGGTACCGGGACAGACTGGCTGCACGAGCTCGTCGCGGCCCGCCGCGTGGTCGAGACCCACTACGGGCAGTGTGCCTGGTGGGCAGCCGTCGAAGATGTGGCCCGATTGCGTGACGCACTCGGGGTGCCCGTACCGCCGGGTGTGCCCGCGGCCTTCACCGACGCGACGGCAGACCCGCTCGGAGAGCTGCTGGGCCGATACGCACGCACACACGGCCCATTCACCACCGGGCAGGCGGCCGAACGCTTCGGCATCGGAGTCCGCGTTGCC is a window from the Mycobacteroides salmoniphilum genome containing:
- the lat gene encoding L-lysine 6-transaminase, with product MTPDRVHEVLRRSILADGMDLVLDLERSRGAHLVDARDGTTYLDMFTFFASSALGMNHPMLAEDAEFRAELTRAAINKPSNSDIYTVEMARFVETFARVLGDPALPHLFFVDGGALAVENALKVAFDWKSRWNEAHGIDPALGTKVLHLREAFHGRSGYTMSLTNTDPNKVARFPKFDWPRIDAPYLRPDADADIDELEAAALAQARRAFAENPHDIACFIAEPIQGEGGDHHFRPEFFHAMRALCHENDALFVFDEVQTGCGLTGTAWAFQQLGVIPDVIAFGKKTQVCGVMAGGRVDEVADNVFAVSSRINSTWGGNLVDMVRSRRILELIESQRLFGNAARMGEYLLDRLQTLALRHDEVSDVRGRGLMCAFSLPSSEERDRLVQRLWSQEHVILLPSGENSVRFRPPLIISAEEIDAAVAAVSRVLAQSH
- a CDS encoding Lrp/AsnC family transcriptional regulator, giving the protein MTADSERAPERPLDDVDRILVRELARDGRATLAHLAAKAGLSISAVQTRVRRLESRGVLTGYAARVNPESVGQMLSAFVAITPLDPSQPDDAPARLEHIAAIESCHSVAGEESYVLLVRVPSPRALEELLQLIRTTANVRTRSTIILQTFYDGRQLVP
- a CDS encoding VOC family protein, coding for MTALIPCWELRAGFAAALSRMYGTEVPAYNTLVDVSTEVNQTYATTHPDAERLGSVERVTAERHGAIRVGGPRELAAVADLFEAFGMYPVDFYDLRDAVSPVPVVSTAFRPIDEKELALNPFRVFTSMLATADRRFFDAGLRTRVENFVRQRELFDPALLARARMISAAGGATPAQAGNFIDEAVKSFALSDAPIDRAWYDELSAVSPVAADIAGVGGTHINHLTPRVLDIDDLYRRMTARGIAMIDAIQGPPRWHGPDVLLRQTSFRALAEPRRFRMSDGSVARDTLRVRFGEVEARGMALTPAGRTRYDDAMAAIDTAHADPERAASIWADHFPDTEAGLAEQELAYFRTDTGPGGEIVRSPIVYEDFLPRSAAGIFRSNLDDDGSYGDGADRCTADYSKDWMSGAIGRDIHDPYALYATIAAQSDLTIGADR
- a CDS encoding aldehyde dehydrogenase family protein, coding for MTTTLPTSSPEVLPSAEELRARAQNALRWIGADLELSTESGEHGGVAVRTPITGDTLFTLAASSTEDVDNAIAEAAQAFSQWRTTPAPVRGALVARLGELLTEHKKDLAELVTIEAGKIVSEALGEVQEMIDICQFAVGLSRQLYGKTMASERAGHRLMESWHPLGVVGVISAFNFPVAVWSWNTAIALVCGDTVVWKPSELTPLTAVACQALLDRAAADVGAPPEVSRLIQGGREVGEQLVDDPRVALVSATGSVRMGQQVGPRVAARFGRSLLELGGNNAAIVTPSADLDLAVRGIVFSAAGTAGQRCTTLRRLIVHHSVADALVERIVNAYGQLPVGDPFDERTLIGPLINEKSFRDMQDALETARAQGGTVIGGEHRELGDGAYYVTPAVVRMPEQGDVVHRETFAPILYVLGYDTLDEAIALNNAVPQGLSSAIFTLDMREAERFLAADGSDCGIANVNIGTSGAEIGGAFGGEKETGGGRESGSDSWKAYMRRATNTVNYSTELPLAQGVHFG
- a CDS encoding SDR family NAD(P)-dependent oxidoreductase; the protein is MAIFGRVLDQAAELAPDHPESIAVQRGVAKLFKILKRQRRRQARQAELDADRAVIGATATGSADRIDDETAGLPLRGGDALGTLRRPQHCYICKVRYTEIDAFHHQLCPDCAPANRSRRDQRTDLTGRRAVLTGGRAKIGMYIALMLLRDGASLTITTRFPRDAARRFAQLPDAAGWLDRLSIVGIDLRDPAQVARFADEVAAQGPLDILINNAAQTVRRSPGSYTSLVDAEQAPLSGAAARVPITAMGDSSELHPHTLALGEGSEAAAHSLVSLALTAGSATPDRVADGTAVDAGGLLPDLVDTNSWVQTVDQIDPLELLEVQLCNSVAPFILLSRLRPALRASTAKRKYVVNVSAMEGNFSRGYKGPGHPHTNMAKAALNMLTRTSAGELFSEGILMTAVDTGWITDERPHSSKVRLAQEGFRAPLDLVDGAARVYDPIVQGERGIDLYGCFLKDFQPHPW
- a CDS encoding TetR/AcrR family transcriptional regulator produces the protein MTDDSDAVRPSGSSPRRRLTPEDRRAELLEFGTQLFGERHYDDVRMDEVAEQAGVSRALLYRYFPDKRSFYTAVMQAEYDRLYDATISLDMDPTLTGFERLRRTLLVYLHYQEEHPYAPVTVFRMIDSADPTVAAIEQQEYDKQTDRIMAVVEHVAGDELTPALVTILRVVIRAWLTFNQELARQRAINPDLDVDWLADTSAHAMIDAVRRVPNIPKAVVDLMGAD
- a CDS encoding ATP-dependent helicase, whose translation is MSSESGPLARFSAPTREWFAESFPAPTQAQSGAWQSIANGDNTLVVAPTGSGKTLAAFLWAIDTLASADPDRRGPDVAGSAAPGLDVAGSAAPGTRVLYISPLKALAVDVERNLRAPLAGIARTAQRMGLPEPSITIGVRSGDTPAQRRRALISSPPDILITTPESLFLMLTSAARETLGTVTTVIVDEVHAVAGTKRGAHLALSLERLDSRLSTPAQRIGLSATVKPAAEVARFLSGRAPAAIVAPASPKTFDLSVVVPVPDMSAPDTYPNPESGADSPRTGGNTMWPHVEQRIVDLIEAHHSSIVFANSRRLAERLTARFNEIHAERLGVDLTPAPNPGVPGGPPAHIMGSGQTYGAAPLLARAHHGSVSKEQRANIEDDLKTGRLRCVVATSSLELGIDMGAVDLVVQVEAPPSVASGLQRIGRAGHQVGEVSRGVLFPKHRTDLLGCAVTVRRMLDGDIETLHVPANPLDILAQHTVAACALDPLDVETWFDVVRRSAPFSSLPRSAFDAVLDLLSGKYPSTDFAELRPRVVYDRDEGTLTGRPGAQRLAVTSGGAIPDRGLFTVYMYGGAEGEKPSRVGELDEEMVYESRPGDVISLGATSWRITEITHERVVVVPAFGQPGRLPFWRGDAVGRPAELGMALGHLTGELAAARNAEFETRCAAMGFDDFAMGNLRTLLTDQLQSTGAVPTDTTLIVERFRDELGDWRIVLHSPYGLRVNGPLALAVSDRLQQRYGLSESPTATDDGIVVRLPDTDDNPPGASLFVFDAAEIEAIVTREVGGSALFAARFRECAARALLLPRRTPGRRSPLWQQRQRAAQLLDVARKHSDFPMVLEALRECLQDVYDIDTLVRLMSGIEQRRIRIVEVQTDTPSPFAAAQLFSYVGGFMYDEDRPLAERRAAALSLDTGLLAELMGRVELRELLDPAVIETTERQLQHLADERKARDHEGLADLFRLLGPLTTDEVSARCTGTGTDWLHELVAARRVVETHYGQCAWWAAVEDVARLRDALGVPVPPGVPAAFTDATADPLGELLGRYARTHGPFTTGQAAERFGIGVRVAADALAAMATRGQLVRGEFTSDATDSEQWCDAEVLRILRRRSLAALRAQVEPVSTAAFARFLPDWQYLDSSLRGVEGVATVIDQLAGVPIPASAWEPLILARRVRDYSPQMLDELLASGEAVWSGHGSITAQDGWIALHPSGVAPATLAATDPVVLDEAHRAILDGLAAGGGFFFRQFGEGATRAALWDLVWAGQVTGDTFAPVRALLGTSTTSRTAHRNRRAPRLRAYTPIPTAAPVDPAVAGRWSLLPERLADGTERSHMQAELLLGRYGVVTKGSVAAEGVAGGFAWLYKVLSTFEDNGRCRRGYFVESLGGAQFASPTTVDRLREYLDAVDDERAPCRATVLAATDPANPYGAALAWPRAASDSGHRPGRKAGALVALVDGHLVLYIERGGKSLLSFVTDPTMLHAAALGTMELVREGGLAGLVIERADGRSVFDIGESAVIAALLEAGFARTPKGLRVRR